In Macadamia integrifolia cultivar HAES 741 chromosome 12, SCU_Mint_v3, whole genome shotgun sequence, the following are encoded in one genomic region:
- the LOC122094736 gene encoding receptor like protein 22-like — protein sequence MLATDAPQQAHYLSMQNASVTYQDALEIISKGTYLEMAKIFNTFTIIDLSHNQFGGNIPVAIGELKPLMGLNLSANNLTRQIPSSFAQLISLESLDLSKNSLSGEIPPQLGSVTFLSVLDLSQNYLSRMIPQCNQFGTYPAASYEGNVGLCGFPLTKICGSIIERTLPLASTLEKEEHSTSLFDWRFFIAGYCSGVIIGVFIGQTMFWRIIG from the coding sequence ATGTTGGCTACAGATGCACCTCAACAAGCCCATTATCTAAGTATGCAAAATGCAAGTGTTACCTATCAAGATGCGCTTGAGATTATAAGCAAAGGAACATATTTGGAGATGGCTAAGATCTTTAACACCTTTACCATTATAGATCTTTCTCACAACCAGTTTGGAGGAAACATTCCAGTTGCAATTGGGGAACTGAAGCCATTAATGGGGCTCAATTTATCTGCAAACAACCTCACAAGACAAATTCCATCTTCATTTGCTCAGTTGATCAGTCTTGAGTCGTTagatctttccaaaaatagtttaTCAGGGGAAATCCCCCCACAATTGGGAAGTGTCACTTTCCTTTCAGTTTTGGATCTATCACAAAACTATCTCTCAAGAATGATACCACAGTGTAACCAATTTGGAACATATCCAGCTGCTTCATATGAAGGGAATGTGGGATTATGTGGATTTCCATTAACAAAAATATGTGGATCAATAATAGAAAGAACATTACCTCTAGCTTCAACACTTGAAAAAGAAGAACATTCTACAAGTTTATTTGATTGGAGATTTTTCATTGCAGGGTATTGTTCTGGAGTGATAATTGGCGTGTTCATTGGACAAACTATGTTCTGGAGAATCATTGGATGA